A single window of Aspergillus flavus chromosome 4, complete sequence DNA harbors:
- a CDS encoding oxidoreductase (short-chain dehydrogenase, putative), giving the protein MSDSQIDPDQFTRAGSITKDYYRDVYPTIDPTQSELSQTDKVTIVTGAGKGIGRAIARAHAQSGVKGLVLITQSAQSAEETKAIVQAEFPSVEVLALPTDITDEQAVAQTFATIKEKFGTTVHTLINNAGVFTSVAPVAESDSTKWWKDFEVNVRGTYLMTAAYLRLIADEAADFQPTVVNFMSTISLTPPGLSSYFISKLGVAKFTEFIAAENPRVAAYTLSPGIVLTSMTLDGFKPFAKDTPELPSAVTVYLAAKRPQYLNGRHLSANWDFAELESRQSEFASSEKLTLGQFI; this is encoded by the exons ATGTCTGATTCCCAGATTGATCCTGATCAGTTCACCCGCGCAGGGTCTATCACTAAGGACTACTACCGCGATGTCTATCCCACCATTGATCCCACACAGTCAGAGTTATCCCAGACAGACAAAGTAACCATTGTCACCGGAGCAGGGAAGGGAATTGGACGA GCCATTGCACGAGCTCACGCACAGTCCGGGGTGAAGGGGCTGGTCCTCATTACCCAGTCCGCTCAATCGGCTGAAGAGACGAAAGCTATTGTGCAAGCCGAATTCCCCTCCGTGGAGGTGCTGGCCCTGCCCACAGATATCACCGACGAACAGGCAGTGGCACAGACTTTTGCGACCATCAAGGAGAAGTTCGGAACCACAGTACACACCCTGATCAACAATGCCGGCGTCTTCACCTCCGTGGCGCCAGTGGCCGAGTCCGACTCCACCAAGTGGTGGAAGGACTTTGAGGTCAACGTACGGGGAACATACCTGATGACGGCGGCATACTTGCGCTTGATTGCGGATGAGGCCGCGGATTTTCAACCCACCGTGGTGAACTTCATGAGCACGATCTCCCTGACGCCGCCGGGACTGAGCAGTTACTTTATCAGTAAGCTCGGTGTCGCCAAGTTTACTGAGTTTATTGCAGCGGAGAACCCCCGGGTGGCCGCCTACACCCTCTCTCCGGGCATCGTCCTCACTAGTATGACCCTGGATGGGTTTAAGCCATTTGCCAAGGATACCC CGGAGCTACCGAGTGCTGTGACCGTATACCTGGCAGCCAAACGTCCACAATACCTCAATGGGCGCCACCTCTCCGCCAATTGGGACTTCGCAGAGCTCGAATCTAGGCAATCTGAGTTTGCTTCGTCAGAGAAGTTGACGCTTGGTCAATTTATCTGA